One region of Deltaproteobacteria bacterium genomic DNA includes:
- a CDS encoding flippase, which produces MMNRGDTLAKKRLLSNFASLSVLQGANYLLPFITLPYLVRVLGPEKFGLVAFAQAFIQYFNILTDYGFNLSATREISIHREDGNELSGIFSAVMMIKLALLALSAVIMLCIVFSFGRFYQQRLVYYYAFGMVAGQCIFPVWFFQGMERMKYITFLNISARLIFTVCIFVFVHDVNDYIYVPLINSLGFMTAGILAFVIVFKDFHVRFTLPSVERIRHQLKEGWHIFISTVAISLYTTSNTFILGLLTNDTIVGYYSAAEKIIRAVQGLLTPVSQAVYPYVSRLIHTARGEGIRFLRRMTVMVGGVSFVLSAIIFFSAGIIVRLVLGGRYSESVAVLRILSFLPFVIALSNIFGIQTMLNLGYKKAFSRILIGASLLNIVLAFILVPPFRQTGISFAVLVSETVVTVSMFVYLQGRGIRMLGGKVCRTI; this is translated from the coding sequence ATGATGAATAGAGGTGACACTCTTGCGAAGAAAAGGCTCCTGTCAAACTTCGCTTCGCTTTCCGTCCTTCAGGGGGCGAATTACCTGTTGCCCTTCATAACCCTTCCCTATCTTGTCCGTGTTCTTGGGCCGGAGAAGTTCGGGCTTGTCGCCTTCGCCCAGGCCTTTATACAGTATTTCAATATCCTGACCGATTACGGGTTCAACCTTTCGGCTACCCGCGAGATATCCATACACAGGGAAGATGGTAACGAGTTGTCCGGGATATTCAGCGCCGTCATGATGATAAAGCTTGCACTGCTGGCCCTGTCGGCGGTCATCATGTTATGCATCGTCTTTTCTTTCGGCAGGTTCTATCAGCAACGGCTGGTATATTACTATGCCTTCGGCATGGTGGCGGGGCAGTGCATATTCCCCGTCTGGTTTTTTCAGGGGATGGAAAGGATGAAATATATCACCTTCCTGAATATATCGGCCAGGCTGATCTTCACAGTCTGCATCTTTGTCTTCGTTCATGACGTGAATGATTACATCTATGTACCCCTGATCAACTCACTGGGTTTCATGACGGCAGGCATTCTCGCCTTCGTGATCGTCTTTAAGGACTTCCACGTGCGGTTTACACTCCCTTCCGTGGAAAGGATAAGGCACCAGTTGAAAGAAGGTTGGCATATATTCATCTCCACCGTTGCAATCAGCCTGTACACGACCTCCAATACGTTCATACTGGGGCTCCTGACCAATGACACCATCGTAGGGTACTATTCCGCGGCGGAGAAGATCATCAGGGCCGTACAGGGGCTGTTGACTCCGGTCTCCCAGGCGGTCTATCCCTATGTAAGCCGGTTGATTCATACGGCGAGGGGAGAGGGGATCCGGTTCCTGCGCAGAATGACGGTCATGGTCGGAGGTGTAAGTTTCGTCCTTTCTGCGATCATCTTTTTCTCGGCGGGTATAATCGTAAGGCTGGTTCTGGGCGGCCGGTATTCGGAATCCGTTGCGGTCCTGAGGATACTCTCCTTCCTCCCCTTTGTCATTGCGTTGAGCAACATATTCGGGATCCAGACCATGCTGAACCTGGGTTACAAGAAGGCTTTCTCCAGGATATTAATCGGTGCGAGTCTGTTGAATATCGTCCTTGCGTTCATCCTTGTTCCTCCGTTCCGGCAGACAGGCATATCCTTTGCCGTCCTGGTTTCGGAGACCGTCGTTACGGTTTCCATGTTTGTCTACCTGCAAGGAAGAGGGATCCGGATGTTGGGAGGCAAGGTATGCCGGACTATATAG
- the glf gene encoding UDP-galactopyranose mutase, with protein sequence MPDYIVVGSGFAGSVIAERIANVLDRNVLVIEKRSHVGGNCYDSRDATGILVHRYGPHLFHTNRKDVFDYLSGFTGWRTYHHRVLACVGDRKIPLPFDLKTLHMVFPEETAAGIESRLVRRYQYGTKVPILDLMKEDDPSLRLLADYIYNNIFLNYTAKQWGVRPEDVDPAVTARVPVLVGRNDGYFDDRYQAVPEEGYSRMFECMLDHPKIELMPGTDSGDVLSVNPTTGRIYFKGVEFRGKVVFTGMIDELFGFKLGALSYRSLDLEFETLDQEYYQEVATVNYPNDHAFTRITEFRHIHPVDVNRTVILKEYPKTYRAGRDIPYYPALTNETADLYEKYKALAARSENLVLVGRLAEYKYYDMDDIVKRSLDLFEEEIR encoded by the coding sequence ATGCCGGACTATATAGTAGTGGGATCAGGTTTCGCGGGAAGTGTAATCGCAGAGCGGATCGCGAACGTCCTTGACCGCAATGTCCTGGTGATAGAGAAAAGGAGTCATGTCGGCGGCAACTGTTATGATTCCAGGGATGCAACCGGTATCCTGGTCCACCGTTACGGCCCTCATCTCTTCCACACGAACCGGAAGGACGTCTTTGACTATCTTTCCGGTTTTACCGGCTGGCGTACATACCATCACCGGGTCCTGGCCTGTGTAGGCGACAGGAAGATACCCCTGCCGTTCGATCTGAAGACATTACACATGGTATTTCCTGAAGAGACGGCGGCAGGGATCGAGAGCAGACTCGTCAGACGTTATCAATACGGCACAAAGGTTCCCATCCTGGATCTCATGAAGGAGGATGACCCCTCCTTAAGGCTGCTTGCGGATTATATATACAACAATATATTCCTGAATTACACGGCAAAGCAGTGGGGAGTAAGGCCGGAGGATGTGGATCCTGCGGTGACCGCCAGGGTGCCGGTCCTTGTCGGCAGGAACGACGGATATTTCGATGATCGTTACCAGGCGGTTCCTGAAGAAGGCTATTCCAGGATGTTTGAATGTATGCTGGATCATCCGAAGATTGAGCTGATGCCGGGCACCGACTCCGGTGATGTGCTGTCCGTCAACCCCACGACCGGCAGGATATATTTCAAGGGGGTGGAGTTCAGGGGCAAGGTCGTCTTCACCGGCATGATTGATGAACTCTTCGGTTTCAAACTGGGGGCGCTTTCCTACCGTTCCTTGGACCTGGAGTTCGAGACGCTTGATCAGGAATATTACCAGGAGGTCGCCACCGTTAATTATCCCAACGATCATGCCTTCACGAGGATCACCGAGTTCAGGCATATTCACCCGGTGGATGTAAACAGGACGGTCATCCTGAAAGAATATCCGAAGACATACAGGGCGGGAAGGGATATACCTTACTATCCTGCTCTTACGAATGAAACCGCTGATCTATATGAAAAATACAAGGCTCTTGCCGCCCGGTCAGAAAACCTGGTCCTCGTCGGGAGACTGGCGGAGTACAAGTATTATGACATGGACGATATCGTCAAGAGGTCGCTGGATCTGTTCGAGGAAGAAATCAGGTGA
- a CDS encoding glycosyltransferase, whose protein sequence is MKDSVCAVVVTYNRKHLLIECLEALLNQARPIQAICLIDNLSTDGTPELLSAKGYIGDLLPVDLLEPFEQKCEVNNSADGKPVEIYYVRMHENVGGAGGFHEGLKRAYERGFDWFWLMDDDAEPTQGSLAKLQEHFGANDIAALACSVLSDDGRIAYHHRGLIDLRRVFPLLQKPLLQESYTSSVVKIDMASFVGLLVGREAVSRIGYPKKEFFIHHDDVEYSMRLRKAGEMLLVPGSRMIHKEAAQCIQKRFFGMDVARIPFNRFWLTYYGMRNLVWLGNRYSKNRVGFYSGWTIKLLRTITGILLLDDNKFQRIRLVVQAYRDGLGDTFDNDKPRKYSFL, encoded by the coding sequence GTGAAAGATAGTGTATGTGCTGTCGTGGTTACCTATAACAGAAAACATCTTCTCATTGAATGCCTTGAAGCGCTTTTGAACCAGGCAAGACCGATACAGGCCATCTGTCTGATAGATAATCTTTCAACCGATGGAACGCCTGAGTTGCTTTCAGCAAAAGGGTATATAGGTGATCTCCTTCCGGTCGATCTGCTGGAGCCTTTTGAACAGAAATGTGAGGTGAATAATTCGGCCGATGGAAAGCCGGTAGAGATTTACTATGTGCGGATGCACGAAAATGTTGGTGGTGCGGGTGGATTCCATGAAGGACTAAAAAGAGCGTATGAAAGAGGATTTGATTGGTTCTGGTTGATGGATGATGATGCCGAACCCACGCAAGGATCCTTGGCGAAGTTGCAGGAACATTTCGGCGCGAATGATATCGCGGCATTGGCATGCAGTGTACTGTCGGATGACGGTCGGATAGCCTATCATCACAGAGGTCTCATAGATCTGAGACGTGTTTTCCCTCTTCTACAAAAGCCGTTATTGCAAGAAAGCTACACATCTTCCGTGGTAAAAATAGATATGGCCTCTTTCGTGGGATTGTTGGTCGGCAGAGAAGCCGTGAGCCGGATAGGTTATCCCAAGAAAGAATTTTTCATTCATCATGACGATGTCGAATACTCCATGCGACTGAGAAAAGCGGGAGAGATGCTTCTTGTTCCCGGTAGCAGGATGATCCATAAAGAGGCTGCACAATGTATACAAAAAAGATTTTTTGGGATGGATGTCGCCAGGATACCTTTTAATCGTTTTTGGCTTACATATTATGGTATGAGAAATCTGGTATGGCTGGGAAATCGCTACTCAAAAAACAGGGTTGGTTTCTATTCAGGATGGACCATCAAGTTGTTACGCACTATAACGGGGATATTGCTGCTGGACGATAATAAGTTTCAACGCATTAGATTAGTTGTTCAAGCTTATCGTGACGGGTTGGGAGATACTTTTGACAATGATAAGCCGCGCAAGTATTCTTTTCTGTAA